A genomic window from Planctomycetaceae bacterium includes:
- a CDS encoding PilN domain-containing protein, which produces MNPTQNKTIGIDVCKNSLNVVRLERQGEKIILTESMQIPLNIKLNVPDAQTDPKVLSNAIKSLKLTKRLEHCDAALCLGSSPDLLQILKLPEATPHNIIKYIHDEIRQYAVLPLKNIKTDYCALRSTASDESKQVLVSACPAQPLVDATRELERYHIDIGLIEPAVISLIRACYRKIVCTAHDKNTMLVLLGDDVLNICVFNGQKLDFLRTKKIDDNSDSNACTQAIAAQIQSVVQFYEMEKPLQPNAWQIFLTCRQSAAQAVPITEQLKNILPQNIEVNPVLPEHLNIVNKTASSDFSPAAVGAAMKLLKADDSEISINMVPDEISEIRKSNKQLLVIIDIAAAILVLLFIHIAQLGIQSSRANTEITKSSKIQSEQSLSQLSRAKADVNEQTTKITANLGTLEKIVPENSKLNWAYVLAEISKKVPQTVQIQTMRSGDSQSLTIEGVAVNYAAVTDFVKRLSECKTIGTAQLEDTKQNTQYGEGFIDYSINCSLASGRKEK; this is translated from the coding sequence ATGAACCCGACTCAAAACAAGACGATCGGCATAGACGTATGCAAAAATTCTTTGAACGTTGTCCGTCTGGAACGACAGGGAGAGAAAATAATTCTCACGGAAAGTATGCAGATTCCGCTGAACATCAAATTGAATGTGCCGGATGCGCAAACAGACCCGAAAGTCCTGTCAAACGCGATAAAAAGTTTAAAGCTCACCAAAAGACTGGAACACTGCGATGCTGCTCTTTGTTTGGGTTCTTCGCCGGATTTGCTGCAGATTTTAAAGCTGCCGGAAGCAACGCCGCATAATATTATTAAGTATATTCACGATGAAATTCGGCAATACGCTGTTTTGCCGCTGAAAAATATAAAGACGGACTACTGTGCATTGCGAAGCACGGCCTCTGACGAGAGCAAACAGGTGCTCGTGAGCGCTTGCCCCGCACAGCCACTTGTCGATGCAACAAGAGAGCTTGAAAGATATCATATTGATATAGGCCTGATTGAGCCTGCCGTTATTTCTCTTATAAGAGCCTGTTACAGAAAAATCGTCTGCACCGCTCACGACAAAAACACAATGCTCGTCCTGCTTGGAGACGATGTTTTGAATATATGCGTCTTCAACGGACAAAAGCTGGATTTCCTGCGAACTAAGAAAATCGATGATAATTCAGATTCAAACGCCTGTACGCAGGCTATCGCGGCTCAAATTCAGTCTGTTGTCCAGTTTTATGAAATGGAAAAACCACTGCAGCCGAACGCATGGCAGATTTTCCTGACGTGCAGACAGAGCGCCGCGCAGGCAGTTCCAATTACAGAGCAATTGAAAAATATCCTGCCGCAAAACATCGAGGTAAATCCTGTTTTGCCGGAGCATTTGAATATTGTCAACAAAACCGCAAGTTCAGATTTTTCTCCCGCGGCGGTCGGTGCGGCAATGAAACTGCTCAAAGCCGACGATTCGGAAATCTCAATCAATATGGTTCCGGACGAAATTTCAGAAATCAGAAAATCAAACAAGCAGTTGCTTGTCATAATCGATATCGCTGCGGCAATATTAGTGCTGCTGTTCATACACATTGCACAGCTCGGCATACAATCTTCCAGAGCAAACACAGAAATCACAAAATCGAGCAAAATTCAGTCCGAGCAAAGCCTTTCGCAGCTTTCACGTGCAAAGGCCGACGTCAATGAACAAACAACTAAAATTACCGCCAACCTCGGGACGCTCGAAAAAATCGTGCCTGAAAACAGCAAACTGAACTGGGCGTATGTTCTGGCTGAAATATCCAAAAAGGTTCCGCAAACCGTTCAAATTCAAACTATGCGGTCGGGAGATTCGCAATCGTTAACGATTGAAGGCGTAGCGGTAAATTACGCCGCGGTAACAGATTTTGTCAAACGCCTGTCGGAATGCAAAACTATCGGAACAGCGCAGCTTGAAGACACAAAACAAAACACACAATACGGCGAAGGCTTTATCGATTACTCGATAAACTGTTCTCTTGCATCAGGACGGAAGGAAAAATAA
- a CDS encoding type II secretion system F family protein, which yields MATYEYTARDEAGRIFKGIYEDINGIGALRSEFAKIGYNLLKVKRSSKFNPKRLSIRRPEIISFTFKLAGMCGAGLSIVQSLETLEKQTDNRSLQYVIADVKKSITMGSSLADSFGKYRNIFSDFFLGMVEAGESSGKLPESLEISAKYLEKQDDLRNRLKSAFTYPLIVGVMCVAIIAALVIFVVPVFSKIYSQLGVALPGPTQTLLVLSIIVRHYWLHSIILICLAMYGFQHYRKNKYLKIKLDYFKFAMPVFGSLNKMVATANFIRSFTMLINTGVPIIRALQISGFVANNEKMTCISQALQKSVQAGHGLADAMQEHNIFPPIIIQLAGVGEQSGQLTQMLDKGVNFLEKDIDRMINSLLVKLEPAMTVIMGSVIGLILMAVYLPMFDYMSHLK from the coding sequence ATGGCAACTTACGAATACACCGCACGAGACGAAGCAGGCAGAATCTTCAAAGGCATTTATGAAGACATCAACGGCATAGGCGCCCTGCGCAGCGAATTCGCAAAGATTGGTTACAACCTGCTGAAAGTCAAAAGAAGCAGTAAATTCAATCCAAAACGTCTGTCTATCAGGCGTCCGGAAATTATATCATTCACTTTTAAATTAGCAGGTATGTGCGGTGCAGGCCTTTCAATCGTCCAGAGTCTTGAAACGCTGGAAAAGCAAACGGACAATCGTTCGCTGCAATATGTAATCGCTGATGTGAAAAAAAGCATTACAATGGGGTCGTCGCTTGCCGATTCTTTCGGTAAGTATCGTAATATATTCTCTGATTTCTTTCTTGGAATGGTCGAAGCCGGCGAATCGAGCGGTAAACTTCCGGAAAGCCTTGAAATCAGCGCCAAATATCTCGAAAAGCAGGACGACCTGCGCAACCGCCTCAAGAGCGCTTTTACATATCCGCTTATCGTCGGAGTTATGTGCGTCGCCATCATTGCGGCCCTTGTGATATTTGTTGTGCCGGTCTTTTCAAAAATATACAGCCAGCTCGGTGTTGCACTGCCGGGCCCGACTCAAACGCTTCTTGTGCTTAGCATAATTGTCCGGCATTACTGGCTGCACTCTATAATATTAATATGCCTTGCGATGTACGGGTTCCAGCATTACAGAAAAAATAAATATCTAAAAATAAAATTGGATTATTTTAAATTCGCGATGCCTGTGTTCGGAAGCTTAAACAAAATGGTGGCAACAGCGAATTTTATTCGAAGCTTTACGATGTTGATAAACACCGGCGTACCGATAATCAGGGCACTACAAATTTCGGGCTTCGTGGCAAATAATGAAAAAATGACATGTATAAGTCAGGCTCTGCAAAAATCCGTTCAGGCAGGCCACGGTCTGGCCGATGCGATGCAGGAACACAATATTTTCCCACCGATAATTATACAGCTTGCCGGCGTAGGTGAACAATCCGGCCAATTGACGCAAATGCTCGACAAAGGCGTCAATTTCCTCGAAAAAGATATAGACAGAATGATTAATTCGCTGCTTGTAAAACTTGAACCCGCAATGACGGTTATTATGGGTTCGGTTATCGGACTTATACTGATGGCTGTTTATCTGCCGATGTTCGATTATATGTCGCATTTAAAATAA
- a CDS encoding PAS domain-containing sensor histidine kinase — protein MTDVISNEKLNFIIKLKSKSLEVIFDAVPVGLLLVDDNLNVDRVNEAIRRRIGKSYKEIINNSICDVLNCKIAADNEKCHDESHCGQCLLKTNINNVFKTSKSVEELEVESKTLFSDKDEKFWFSLTIKPVIVDERKHVVVCINDITARKIAEEKAVESMKLKQQFISTVSHELRTPLTAIREGLNVVLEGVAGKLKSKQREFLELSKRNVDRLSALINDVLDFQKLESGRMSFDFARADMAETIKEAADTMQLMAKNFKVELSVEIEPQVGTAVFDRNKMIQVFTNLLSNSIKFTPAGGKVSIVTKLFNDTVAITVSDNGMGIPKEDLPKVFERFYRVQRPGKEIAGTGLGLPIVAQIVERHNGTISVESELNKGTSFTVSLPLKGPQVELDEGKDELLENTITH, from the coding sequence TTGACAGACGTAATATCCAATGAGAAGCTGAATTTTATAATCAAACTCAAGAGCAAAAGCCTTGAAGTGATTTTTGACGCTGTGCCTGTGGGGCTGCTTCTGGTCGATGATAACCTTAATGTTGACAGAGTCAACGAGGCGATTCGCCGGAGGATAGGCAAAAGTTATAAGGAAATTATCAACAACTCTATTTGCGATGTTCTCAACTGCAAAATCGCCGCCGACAATGAAAAATGCCACGATGAATCTCACTGCGGGCAATGCCTTTTAAAAACGAATATAAATAATGTTTTTAAAACATCTAAGTCTGTCGAAGAGCTTGAAGTCGAAAGCAAGACCCTGTTTTCCGACAAAGATGAAAAATTCTGGTTTTCCCTGACTATAAAACCTGTAATCGTTGATGAAAGAAAACATGTTGTAGTATGTATTAACGATATTACCGCCAGGAAAATCGCAGAGGAAAAAGCTGTCGAGTCGATGAAACTCAAGCAGCAATTCATTTCAACCGTTTCTCACGAATTGCGAACGCCTCTGACAGCCATCCGCGAAGGCCTAAATGTCGTGCTCGAAGGCGTGGCAGGCAAATTAAAAAGTAAACAAAGAGAATTTCTTGAACTTTCAAAACGAAACGTTGACCGGTTGAGCGCTCTTATTAACGATGTGCTGGATTTTCAGAAACTCGAATCAGGCAGAATGAGTTTTGATTTCGCCCGGGCTGATATGGCCGAGACTATAAAAGAAGCTGCCGACACGATGCAACTGATGGCTAAAAATTTCAAAGTTGAACTGTCTGTTGAAATCGAGCCGCAGGTGGGTACGGCTGTTTTCGACCGCAATAAGATGATACAGGTATTTACGAATCTTTTGAGCAATTCGATAAAATTCACGCCCGCAGGCGGTAAAGTATCTATTGTCACAAAATTGTTTAATGATACTGTTGCGATAACCGTTTCAGATAACGGTATGGGTATTCCAAAAGAAGATTTGCCGAAAGTTTTTGAAAGATTTTACCGTGTGCAGCGTCCGGGGAAAGAAATTGCCGGCACAGGTCTTGGTTTGCCGATTGTTGCGCAGATTGTCGAACGGCACAACGGCACGATTTCAGTCGAAAGCGAATTAAACAAAGGAACGTCTTTTACCGTAAGTCTGCCTTTAAAAGGCCCGCAGGTTGAGCTGGATGAAGGCAAAGACGAACTGCTCGAAAACACCATTACACACTAA
- the pilM gene encoding type IV pilus assembly protein PilM, protein MATGARSVWAIDIGSCSLKALRLQSAGDRIEVTGLDYIEHPKILSVEGTNEEEKNQIIRASLATFVGRNTLGKDDVAVSVPGQTSFARFIKLPPVDPKKIPEIIKFESVQQIPFDINEVEWDWQIMPKPDSPEVEVGIFAIKNELISRYLDNFSAENLKVAIVQMSPMALYNYAQFDRSDLDDADKKAVVLLEMGSADTNLVICTKLSVWQRCIPLGGNNFTKAIAEAFKLDFDKAEKLKRGAPVSKYARQIFHAMKPVFSDLAAEIQRSLGYFSGSHRGTSYTKLICLGGGFKLQGLAKYIQQSTQLATVRPDSFEKLVPSASVSNAKMHDNICDLAITYGLGLQSLGVAKVNSNLLPKGIARRMMWVRKSKFFIIAASIILIASLVGLLKANIDLKRITSGIFYSKIEAARAVLEEARAVKSQLDEQASRDTQYKEQIAKQMDVFKYRDVLPLLHQTILKCVPEEKDLYDAYAQGDVEKIKLVPRKERKLIFVTSLNINYYDSVAGASLETGRSSNMRMFEQQNTGGGEVVEGQQADGKGFVVVIEGYTPYERIGELLDPAGVYNTPEKWGIVTRMMNLNRFFDSNSPFELFNKGKIEHFRIEQGVIDVSAIDNSSRMPAGIGVLEAKTRATAEEQAGTAPATRGGRGDSGDSVATEMVLVDPLTREEMSRTFDLDSNGRKKIDNFGQPLYIERDRWFRIKAKFLWKDPAAQNQSTGM, encoded by the coding sequence ATGGCTACAGGCGCTCGTTCCGTATGGGCAATCGACATCGGCAGTTGTTCACTGAAGGCTCTTCGTCTTCAGTCGGCAGGCGACCGTATAGAAGTTACCGGCCTCGATTATATCGAGCACCCAAAAATTCTTAGTGTCGAGGGTACCAACGAAGAAGAAAAAAATCAAATAATTCGCGCAAGTCTTGCAACATTTGTTGGTAGAAACACTCTCGGCAAAGACGACGTTGCCGTTTCCGTCCCCGGCCAAACAAGTTTCGCAAGATTTATAAAACTTCCGCCGGTTGACCCGAAAAAAATTCCTGAAATTATAAAATTTGAATCTGTTCAGCAGATTCCGTTCGACATCAACGAAGTCGAATGGGACTGGCAGATTATGCCAAAGCCTGACAGTCCAGAAGTTGAAGTCGGTATCTTCGCAATCAAAAATGAACTTATCAGCAGATACCTCGATAATTTTTCCGCGGAAAATTTGAAAGTCGCGATTGTGCAAATGTCGCCAATGGCGTTATATAATTACGCACAGTTTGACAGAAGCGACCTTGACGATGCGGACAAAAAAGCCGTTGTGCTTTTGGAAATGGGTTCGGCTGATACCAACCTTGTCATTTGCACAAAGTTGTCAGTTTGGCAACGCTGCATTCCTCTTGGCGGAAATAATTTTACAAAAGCTATCGCGGAAGCGTTCAAACTCGATTTCGACAAAGCGGAAAAATTAAAACGCGGCGCACCGGTCAGCAAATACGCAAGACAGATTTTCCACGCGATGAAACCTGTCTTTTCGGATTTAGCTGCGGAAATTCAGCGTTCTTTGGGCTATTTCAGCGGCAGCCACAGAGGTACATCTTATACAAAACTTATATGTCTCGGCGGCGGTTTTAAGTTGCAGGGGCTGGCGAAGTATATTCAGCAGTCAACGCAATTAGCTACCGTTCGGCCGGATTCTTTTGAAAAACTTGTGCCATCAGCGTCAGTTTCAAACGCCAAAATGCACGATAACATTTGCGACCTGGCGATAACTTATGGTCTGGGTCTTCAGTCTTTGGGAGTTGCGAAAGTCAACAGCAACCTGCTGCCGAAGGGCATCGCCCGGCGAATGATGTGGGTAAGAAAGAGTAAGTTTTTTATCATTGCTGCGTCAATAATTCTCATCGCATCTTTGGTCGGCTTGCTGAAAGCAAACATTGACCTCAAGAGAATTACATCCGGCATTTTTTACAGCAAAATAGAAGCGGCTCGAGCGGTTCTTGAAGAAGCAAGAGCCGTAAAAAGCCAATTAGATGAGCAGGCTTCGCGAGATACGCAATATAAAGAGCAAATCGCCAAGCAAATGGATGTGTTTAAATACCGCGATGTGCTGCCACTGCTTCATCAGACAATATTAAAATGTGTTCCTGAAGAAAAAGACTTGTATGACGCTTACGCACAGGGCGATGTCGAAAAGATAAAACTTGTGCCGAGAAAAGAACGCAAACTTATTTTTGTAACAAGTCTTAACATAAACTATTATGACAGTGTTGCCGGCGCTTCGCTTGAAACAGGCAGAAGCAGCAATATGAGGATGTTTGAACAGCAGAACACGGGCGGCGGCGAAGTGGTCGAAGGACAGCAGGCGGATGGCAAAGGTTTTGTCGTAGTCATCGAAGGCTATACTCCTTATGAAAGAATAGGCGAATTACTCGACCCGGCCGGTGTTTACAACACTCCTGAAAAATGGGGTATTGTAACAAGAATGATGAATTTGAATCGATTCTTCGACAGCAACAGTCCTTTTGAATTATTTAATAAAGGTAAAATCGAACACTTCCGAATCGAACAGGGCGTAATTGACGTTTCAGCTATCGACAATAGCAGCAGAATGCCCGCGGGAATCGGCGTTCTGGAAGCAAAGACAAGAGCAACTGCTGAAGAACAGGCCGGTACAGCGCCTGCCACAAGAGGCGGCAGAGGAGATTCCGGCGACAGTGTTGCTACCGAAATGGTTCTCGTTGACCCGCTCACAAGAGAAGAGATGAGCAGGACGTTCGATCTTGACAGCAACGGCAGAAAAAAAATCGATAATTTCGGACAGCCTCTTTATATCGAAAGAGATAGATGGTTTAGAATCAAAGCTAAGTTTCTCTGGAAAGACCCCGCGGCTCAAAATCAGTCTACGGGTATGTAA
- a CDS encoding response regulator translates to MLGLFKSKKKTATILVVDDEPDIVSTIKARLEWNKYKVVTASNGSLALEMLEKMTPDLILLDGNMPVMSGFKMLEMMRQDNRFKDVPVIMLTAACESHNIAIAGSLGVTEYVTKPFEYPQLLEKITQTLEK, encoded by the coding sequence ATGCTGGGCTTATTTAAATCAAAAAAGAAAACCGCAACGATATTGGTTGTCGATGACGAACCGGACATTGTCAGCACAATTAAAGCTCGACTTGAATGGAACAAGTATAAGGTTGTAACCGCTTCTAATGGCAGCCTAGCGCTTGAAATGCTTGAGAAGATGACGCCGGATTTGATTCTGCTCGACGGCAATATGCCTGTAATGTCGGGCTTTAAAATGCTCGAGATGATGCGGCAGGACAACCGGTTCAAAGATGTTCCTGTAATTATGCTGACAGCAGCGTGCGAGTCGCACAATATCGCGATAGCTGGTTCGTTGGGCGTTACCGAATATGTTACAAAACCTTTTGAATATCCGCAGTTACTCGAAAAAATTACACAGACGCTCGAAAAATAA
- a CDS encoding GspE/PulE family protein has protein sequence MQELQTDSQLLDEIIRLGIADEKKLDEMTRQCEQSGKNLLTYLKENNLATDEQISKLVAQCQHLEYVNLSPDMVDSITAHMIPYELSSEHSLVGVRLDGDKLYVAMSSPMNLAIRDQIEMRTGCKVIPMVAAPNAIKAALRYHFNVQNVTKQTIASMRLKNTGEPVNHRTVTALDNLQESSDPVSGLVASIITGAIDARASDIHIEPQEKDTIVRYRIDGILRKELDIPSSAQGEIASHIKILAKMDIAEKRVPQDGHIKTSHQNKDFDLRVSSLPSVIGEKIVIRILNKSNRQWNLDNIAPDPLDNQRIRSLVANPYGMILLTGPTGSGKTTTLYSLLQLLNTGKNNIVTVEDPVEYRLDGITQVQTNPRAGLTFATALRSILRQDPDVILIGEIRDYETAEIAVSAAMTGHLVLSTLHTNDAAGAISRLINLGIKPFMLASALLGSIAQRLYRTSCSACRESYAPDSDIKNKLFAEQPDDILLHRSTGCDNCGKSGYVGRKGIYEILPVSPAIRNMIIDGGNDTAIKNQAIKEGMKTLRMSGLNQVLSGLTTIDELYRVVDMQED, from the coding sequence ATGCAAGAACTACAAACTGACAGTCAGTTATTGGATGAAATTATCCGCCTCGGCATTGCCGACGAAAAAAAACTCGACGAAATGACAAGGCAGTGCGAACAGAGCGGAAAAAATCTGCTCACATATCTTAAAGAAAACAATCTTGCGACAGATGAACAAATCAGCAAACTCGTCGCACAATGCCAGCATCTTGAATACGTGAATCTTTCACCGGATATGGTTGATTCGATTACTGCGCACATGATTCCGTATGAATTATCCAGCGAACACAGTCTTGTCGGAGTGCGTCTGGATGGCGACAAACTTTACGTTGCGATGAGTTCGCCGATGAACCTTGCCATTCGCGACCAGATAGAAATGCGAACAGGCTGCAAAGTGATTCCGATGGTCGCCGCACCAAATGCAATAAAAGCAGCTCTGCGTTATCATTTCAACGTTCAAAACGTAACGAAACAGACAATCGCCTCGATGCGTCTGAAGAATACCGGCGAACCTGTTAATCATCGTACAGTTACCGCATTGGATAACTTGCAGGAAAGCAGCGACCCTGTCAGCGGTCTCGTCGCTTCAATTATCACCGGCGCAATCGATGCCCGCGCAAGCGACATTCACATTGAGCCGCAGGAAAAAGATACGATAGTCCGTTACAGAATCGACGGCATCCTGCGCAAGGAACTTGATATTCCATCATCCGCGCAGGGCGAAATCGCAAGCCACATAAAAATCCTGGCAAAAATGGACATCGCTGAAAAACGCGTTCCGCAGGACGGCCACATAAAAACATCGCATCAGAATAAAGACTTCGACTTAAGAGTATCTTCGCTGCCGTCGGTCATAGGCGAAAAAATCGTAATAAGAATCCTCAACAAGAGCAACCGTCAATGGAATCTCGACAACATTGCGCCTGACCCGTTAGACAATCAGCGAATCAGGAGTCTTGTCGCAAATCCTTATGGAATGATTCTTCTGACAGGCCCCACAGGAAGCGGAAAAACAACGACGCTGTACTCTTTGTTACAACTCCTGAATACCGGAAAGAACAATATCGTAACCGTTGAAGACCCTGTCGAATACAGACTTGACGGCATTACGCAGGTACAGACCAATCCGCGAGCCGGCTTGACATTCGCAACAGCACTGCGAAGCATTTTAAGACAAGACCCGGACGTAATTTTAATCGGCGAAATCAGAGATTATGAAACCGCGGAAATCGCCGTCAGCGCCGCAATGACAGGCCATCTTGTTCTGTCAACTCTGCATACAAACGACGCGGCAGGCGCAATATCAAGACTTATAAACCTCGGCATTAAACCATTTATGCTTGCATCCGCCCTGCTCGGCAGCATCGCGCAAAGGCTTTACAGAACTTCGTGTTCGGCGTGCAGGGAATCTTATGCTCCGGATTCGGATATTAAAAATAAATTATTCGCCGAACAGCCCGACGATATACTTCTTCACAGAAGCACCGGCTGCGACAACTGCGGCAAGAGCGGTTATGTCGGCAGGAAGGGAATATATGAAATTCTGCCGGTATCGCCTGCAATTCGCAATATGATAATCGACGGCGGAAATGACACCGCGATAAAAAATCAGGCGATAAAAGAAGGTATGAAAACATTAAGAATGAGCGGACTGAATCAGGTTCTATCAGGCCTGACCACGATAGACGAGTTATATCGTGTCGTTGATATGCAGGAGGATTGA
- a CDS encoding prepilin-type N-terminal cleavage/methylation domain-containing protein encodes MRIAVKNKTGFTLVEVLVASALLIFAMVPILKALTQVNMNNIIVERRTKSLNLAKSQINQIQAKSIYNFDDNFSQNNLSLDNLYLCNIASSSVNTNLKAITVSVGMDRNHNGTLGSDEVEVSLQTQLARR; translated from the coding sequence ATGCGAATAGCAGTGAAAAATAAAACGGGGTTTACTCTGGTGGAAGTATTGGTTGCCTCCGCCCTGCTGATATTTGCGATGGTTCCAATCCTAAAAGCACTTACGCAAGTCAATATGAACAATATAATCGTCGAAAGAAGAACAAAAAGCCTGAACCTGGCAAAATCGCAAATAAATCAGATTCAGGCAAAATCAATTTATAATTTCGATGACAATTTCTCACAAAATAATTTATCGCTTGATAACTTATACCTGTGCAATATTGCTTCCTCATCCGTAAACACCAACTTGAAAGCAATCACCGTTTCGGTCGGTATGGATAGAAATCATAACGGCACACTCGGCAGCGATGAAGTTGAAGTTTCTCTTCAAACTCAATTAGCACGCCGATAA
- a CDS encoding DNRLRE domain-containing protein, with product MRMRKNNLIAGFTIVELMVAMVLLLIIMAALIPQIRAIRSSWATTQKSSELIQNALVLEEHLNRNLAAAKQILAVSSDNVDSGYITFTDNLGVSKTYSVANGYIAFGDTANPQLLAGPVTKFKISCYSLNDFDTPVTDANSIRFVKIETDLTNSESSGTSRNIVTQIYVQTGKPSASGQEVIDVMVNQNNKNTAYDFIAGSYGCDAVMEISKNSYQALLCFKDIVGDANWQIPLGTEISEATLKLWYVNHNGSNNINIYRMNVDWSETSTWNSIGGGIRPGINCDSASALTMNPGNGVPTSLEIDVTDIVKGWINGEYLNYGFGFVNDKNNNLQFAATENTTGTNAHTPKLIIKQQTPDTRPKVAVKDYVSYGGSNAIFDSYNSSSGFYSNSNVSQNAVVTANAIGYNIITLYSHGKIYGDAYIGPGGNTSIGFSTWGSTITGIRGTLDTPIDFPNPTAPTGSPFDSASEGDFPTNDWTGGERIISSNHHYNSISIWSSYITINGDVTLLLDGDLNVGSGRSIRIASGSSLNLYVKGSCSIGGSLNAYNEYLPSNMRIYMLGSNKSFSTWGSGDISAMIDNPNGPVSFWGWGDFFGRIKCKSLSGSSPIHVDLDSTFENGGGSAGGNKTWTFSGGNSYQGIAP from the coding sequence ATGCGTATGCGCAAAAACAATTTAATAGCAGGTTTTACAATCGTCGAACTGATGGTGGCAATGGTGTTACTGCTCATCATTATGGCTGCGCTGATTCCGCAGATACGCGCGATACGAAGCAGTTGGGCGACAACACAAAAATCATCTGAACTGATTCAAAACGCACTTGTACTCGAAGAACATCTCAACAGAAATCTCGCTGCGGCAAAACAAATTCTTGCCGTCAGTTCAGACAATGTTGACAGCGGATATATAACATTCACCGACAACCTCGGCGTTTCAAAAACATATTCTGTTGCAAATGGCTATATAGCATTCGGCGATACGGCAAATCCGCAGTTGCTTGCCGGCCCTGTTACAAAATTTAAAATATCGTGCTATTCACTGAACGACTTCGATACACCTGTAACCGATGCCAACAGCATACGTTTTGTGAAAATCGAAACTGATTTGACAAACAGCGAATCATCCGGCACGTCCAGAAACATCGTTACGCAAATATACGTACAAACCGGCAAACCTTCTGCATCAGGTCAGGAAGTTATAGATGTTATGGTAAATCAGAATAACAAGAATACTGCTTATGATTTCATCGCAGGCTCTTACGGCTGCGACGCTGTTATGGAAATCAGCAAAAATAGCTATCAGGCTTTGCTGTGCTTTAAGGACATCGTAGGTGATGCAAACTGGCAAATACCACTGGGCACGGAAATTTCTGAAGCGACATTGAAACTGTGGTATGTAAATCACAACGGCAGTAATAACATTAATATATACCGAATGAATGTTGACTGGTCTGAAACATCAACTTGGAACAGCATCGGCGGCGGAATACGTCCCGGCATCAACTGCGATTCAGCAAGCGCATTGACCATGAATCCAGGCAACGGCGTTCCGACTTCGCTCGAGATTGACGTAACGGATATTGTAAAGGGCTGGATAAACGGCGAATATCTAAACTATGGTTTCGGCTTTGTCAACGACAAAAACAATAATCTGCAATTCGCCGCGACAGAAAACACAACCGGAACAAACGCGCATACTCCAAAACTCATAATCAAACAACAGACGCCGGACACCAGACCAAAAGTTGCGGTAAAAGATTATGTGAGCTATGGCGGTTCAAATGCTATCTTCGACAGCTATAATTCCAGCAGCGGTTTCTACAGCAATAGCAATGTATCACAAAACGCCGTTGTTACTGCCAACGCAATCGGCTACAACATAATCACATTATACAGCCATGGCAAAATATACGGCGACGCCTACATCGGGCCCGGCGGCAATACGTCCATTGGGTTTTCAACCTGGGGTTCGACAATCACCGGCATAAGAGGCACGCTCGACACGCCGATTGATTTTCCAAATCCGACTGCGCCGACAGGTTCGCCTTTCGACAGCGCGTCAGAAGGAGATTTCCCGACTAACGACTGGACAGGCGGAGAGCGAATCATCAGCAGCAATCATCATTACAACAGTATATCGATTTGGAGTTCATACATCACAATAAATGGAGATGTAACTCTGCTTCTCGATGGCGATTTAAATGTCGGAAGCGGCAGAAGCATCAGAATAGCTTCAGGCTCAAGTCTGAATTTATATGTAAAAGGAAGCTGCAGCATAGGCGGCAGCCTAAACGCATATAACGAATATCTGCCGTCAAATATGCGAATTTATATGCTCGGCAGCAATAAATCTTTCAGCACATGGGGCAGCGGAGACATCAGCGCCATGATAGACAATCCTAATGGCCCGGTAAGTTTTTGGGGATGGGGCGATTTTTTCGGCAGAATAAAATGCAAGTCGCTTTCAGGCTCGTCCCCAATACACGTTGACCTTGATTCGACATTTGAAAACGGCGGCGGAAGTGCCGGCGGAAACAAAACATGGACTTTCAGCGGCGGGAATAGTTATCAGGGAATTGCGCCATAA